In Vicingus serpentipes, the following are encoded in one genomic region:
- a CDS encoding lysylphosphatidylglycerol synthase transmembrane domain-containing protein, whose product MNTKTIYKYFNLILKIIIGVFAFVFIVYKIKSGLAENLNYIKSTKVEYQYLVVSLFLMLLNWGVESYKWKYIIRKYVQINFFKAFKFVLTGVTISLITPNRVGEIPARVMLLNGYEKSKDLVWLTTLGAFSQLLITVMLGVVGLFFSSHYFKNYYFNFLFLVLFGCVLLLSMLFVSFQKMPSFFQKIPILNKLSSKDFKELSFVELANVLILSALRYAVFCLQYWLVLKAFSIHLDEIQEIMLIPVCFLIASIIPTILLSEIGVRTSVAVFVFGMVSDNVIAIILASLLLWIINIALPAFLGLFNLNQLTILKE is encoded by the coding sequence TTGAATACAAAAACAATATACAAATATTTTAATTTAATCTTAAAGATTATAATTGGTGTGTTTGCTTTTGTTTTCATTGTTTATAAAATTAAATCAGGCCTAGCAGAAAACTTAAACTATATTAAATCAACAAAAGTTGAATACCAATATCTGGTTGTTAGTTTGTTTTTAATGTTATTAAACTGGGGGGTAGAATCATATAAATGGAAATATATAATTCGAAAATATGTTCAAATAAATTTTTTTAAAGCTTTTAAATTCGTTCTAACTGGAGTTACCATAAGTTTAATTACACCAAATAGAGTTGGAGAAATACCAGCTAGAGTTATGTTATTAAATGGTTATGAAAAAAGTAAAGACTTAGTTTGGCTAACTACCTTAGGAGCATTTTCTCAGTTGCTTATTACAGTTATGCTAGGAGTTGTAGGTTTATTTTTTTCTAGTCATTATTTTAAAAATTATTATTTTAATTTTCTATTTTTAGTCTTATTCGGATGCGTTTTGTTGTTGAGTATGCTATTTGTTAGCTTTCAAAAAATGCCTTCATTCTTTCAAAAAATCCCCATTTTAAATAAATTAAGTTCTAAAGATTTTAAGGAACTTTCATTTGTTGAATTAGCTAATGTTTTAATTTTAAGTGCACTTAGATATGCTGTTTTTTGTTTGCAATATTGGTTAGTTTTAAAAGCATTCAGTATTCATTTAGATGAAATACAAGAAATAATGTTAATACCTGTTTGTTTTCTTATAGCTTCTATTATTCCAACAATATTATTATCAGAAATAGGAGTGAGAACCTCTGTTGCAGTTTTTGTTTTTGGCATGGTAAGCGATAATGTAATTGCAATAATTTTAGCTTCTTTATTATTATGGATTATTAACATTGCTTTACCAGCTTTTTTGGGTTTATTCAATTTAAATCAATTAACTATTTTAAAAGAATAA
- the ruvC gene encoding crossover junction endodeoxyribonuclease RuvC, producing MVKDKIILGIDPGTNVMGYGIIHIIDNKMTLIAMGAIELNKLSTHFLKLQKIFERTSYLIDEYKPDEVAIEAPFLGKNPQSMLKLGRAQGVSIAASLSKNIPITEYAPKKIKQSITGKGTASKEQVAGMLENLLKIKIDAKYLDASDGLAAAVCHYFQMGKPVSEKNYSGWEAFIKQNPKRSKS from the coding sequence GTGGTTAAAGATAAAATAATATTAGGAATTGATCCCGGTACAAATGTAATGGGTTATGGTATTATACATATAATCGACAATAAAATGACTTTGATTGCAATGGGTGCCATAGAATTAAACAAATTAAGCACCCACTTTTTGAAATTACAAAAAATATTTGAGCGTACTTCTTATTTAATTGACGAATATAAACCTGATGAAGTAGCAATTGAAGCTCCTTTTTTAGGTAAGAACCCTCAATCAATGTTAAAGTTAGGAAGAGCGCAAGGAGTTTCTATTGCAGCATCCCTTTCTAAAAACATACCCATAACTGAATATGCACCAAAAAAAATAAAACAATCTATTACTGGTAAGGGAACTGCATCTAAAGAGCAAGTTGCTGGAATGCTAGAAAATTTATTGAAAATAAAAATTGATGCAAAATACTTAGATGCTTCCGACGGATTAGCAGCTGCAGTATGTCATTATTTTCAAATGGGAAAACCCGTTTCAGAAAAAAACTACTCTGGTTGGGAAGCATTTATTAAACAGAATCCTAAACGAAGTAAATCTTAA
- a CDS encoding HIT family protein, producing the protein MEPSIFTKIINKEIPGYIIDETDEFIAILDVFPLAKGHTLVIPKKQVDYIFDLDTDIYTRLWVFAQQVAKRVEKSIPCKRIGVAVIGLEVPHAHIHLLPLQSVEDINFSKPKIQLTKEEFEEILALIKKN; encoded by the coding sequence ATGGAGCCATCTATATTTACCAAAATAATTAATAAAGAAATACCTGGTTACATCATTGATGAAACAGATGAATTTATTGCTATTTTGGATGTATTTCCGTTAGCAAAAGGGCACACACTAGTTATTCCAAAAAAGCAAGTAGATTATATTTTTGATTTAGATACCGATATTTATACTCGACTTTGGGTATTTGCTCAACAAGTTGCAAAAAGAGTTGAGAAATCAATACCTTGCAAGCGAATAGGTGTTGCTGTAATTGGATTAGAAGTTCCTCATGCTCATATTCATTTATTACCATTACAGAGTGTTGAGGACATTAATTTTTCGAAACCGAAAATACAATTGACCAAAGAAGAATTTGAAGAAATTTTAGCTTTGATTAAAAAAAATTAA
- the greA gene encoding transcription elongation factor GreA: protein MSLINYYTAEGLAKLNEELDHLKNVERASVSAQIAEARDKGDLSENAEYDAAKEAQGLLELKISKLETIVANARVIDESQLDTSKALILSKVKIKNIANNMVMEYTLVSEKEANLKEKRISVDSPIGKGLLGKSLGEIAEVEVPTGIVKFEIIEISR, encoded by the coding sequence ATGTCACTAATTAATTACTATACAGCTGAAGGTTTAGCTAAATTAAATGAAGAATTAGATCATTTAAAAAATGTTGAAAGAGCAAGTGTTTCTGCTCAAATTGCAGAAGCTAGAGATAAAGGAGATTTATCTGAGAATGCTGAATATGATGCTGCTAAAGAAGCACAAGGATTATTAGAATTAAAGATTTCTAAATTAGAAACGATTGTTGCAAATGCAAGAGTAATTGATGAATCTCAATTAGATACTTCGAAGGCATTAATCTTATCTAAGGTAAAGATAAAAAACATAGCTAATAATATGGTTATGGAATATACTTTAGTTTCTGAAAAAGAAGCAAATTTAAAAGAGAAAAGAATTTCTGTTGATTCTCCAATAGGCAAAGGCTTATTGGGTAAATCGTTGGGTGAAATAGCTGAAGTTGAAGTACCTACTGGAATTGTTAAGTTTGAAATTATTGAGATAAGTAGATAA
- a CDS encoding PorV/PorQ family protein, with amino-acid sequence MKNMKLIVALFVAGVLSVANSYAGNEDRAGEAGASQLLINPWVRSAGFGGANTASAIGLEAMNLNVAGLAYTNKTELMFTHKNWLSGSETKINSFGLTQKLGEAGVLGISIMSMNFGDIDITTVDLPEGGVGTFSPSYLNFDIGYAKSFSDRISGGIVLRIVSESISNVTSRGVAFNAGVKYVTGENDRIKFGIALNNVGPTMKASGEGLTFTNTDINTNVSSTQERRTSAYQLPSLLNIGASYDFYLAATKDSSSNQIKADHRLTLAGNFTANSFTNDQYRLGLEYGFRNMFMLRAGYIIESTTWFDSAKRTTAYTGPSFGGSFVAPLGKGGATFGIHYAYEMTERFNGTHSIGVRLDL; translated from the coding sequence ATGAAAAATATGAAATTAATAGTAGCTCTTTTTGTTGCAGGTGTTTTATCTGTTGCGAATTCGTATGCAGGTAATGAAGACAGAGCAGGAGAAGCCGGTGCATCACAATTACTAATTAACCCATGGGTTAGAAGTGCTGGTTTTGGCGGTGCAAATACAGCTTCAGCTATAGGTCTAGAAGCAATGAATTTGAATGTTGCTGGTTTGGCTTACACTAATAAAACTGAATTAATGTTTACTCACAAAAACTGGTTATCTGGTAGTGAAACAAAAATTAATTCTTTTGGTTTAACACAAAAATTAGGTGAGGCTGGTGTTTTAGGTATCTCTATTATGTCAATGAATTTTGGAGACATAGATATTACTACTGTAGATTTACCAGAAGGTGGAGTAGGTACTTTTTCTCCTAGTTATTTGAATTTTGACATTGGATATGCTAAATCTTTTTCTGACAGAATTTCTGGAGGTATAGTCCTTAGAATTGTAAGTGAATCTATTTCAAATGTAACTAGTAGAGGTGTTGCTTTTAATGCAGGTGTTAAATATGTTACAGGTGAAAATGATAGAATTAAATTTGGTATTGCTTTAAACAATGTTGGACCAACAATGAAAGCATCTGGTGAAGGTTTAACTTTTACTAATACTGATATTAATACAAATGTTTCTTCTACTCAAGAAAGAAGAACATCTGCTTATCAATTACCATCTTTACTAAATATTGGTGCTTCATATGATTTTTATTTAGCTGCTACTAAAGACTCTTCATCTAATCAAATTAAAGCTGATCATAGATTAACTTTAGCTGGTAACTTTACTGCTAATTCATTTACAAATGATCAATACAGACTTGGTTTAGAATACGGTTTTAGAAATATGTTTATGTTAAGAGCAGGATATATTATTGAAAGTACTACTTGGTTTGATTCAGCTAAAAGAACAACAGCATACACAGGACCTTCATTTGGTGGTTCATTTGTAGCACCTTTAGGAAAAGGTGGAGCTACATTTGGTATACACTATGCATATGAAATGACTGAGAGATTTAATGGAACTCATAGTATTGGAGTTAGATTAGATTTATAA
- a CDS encoding TonB-dependent receptor, translating into MLKRLAFLMFTVVLSLAASAQSGGTIKGKMIDKVTNEPLPFANVVVFKGGAQVAGTMTDFDGNYSISALTPGSYTIQASYVGYQPIKLAGVIVNDGKITFADVKAGQGIDMDVFEVVEYEVPLISKDQTSSGGTVTRESIDKMPGRSASDIAATVGGVQVNEDGSYNIRGSRSNSTDTYIDGIRVRGNANLPKAAIEQVNVIVGGLPAEYGDATGGVVSITTRGASKDWFGGLEYLTSGFKNGDDVVGLDKFGFNLLGFNLAGPILTRKNDKGEKTDAIAGFFISGEFKHQVDPNPSAIDNYKVNNDVMDELNANPYTRSFDDGGGIINNASYVKANDLEAIKFRQNVAARGMNLAGKIDISPTKNTTVTFGGTFDYNDRNAYIRSYALFNSQNNPQVIDRNWRAYARVTQRFENNDSEESSSLIKNAFISLQADYSNVHQVVQDEGHQDRLSDYGYVGRFTSTRQDQYNQEAFTPQDANGNNLLAGDGSDSTAFGSLSTATTTLYEFQAGDINPILANYTQSYYDAYANDPFGNWERPIQVEGGGGLLNGNTGAASVYNLWSSMGGQYNNYSVTSSDQLRITTAGSAEIKGHAIKLGFQYEQRVVGQYSIAPGALWNTGRGLVNTHIDNRDFREGNYTVGETYVPNGFGLDTIAQYTFESYYGEGQTQFDKNIREKLGLAQTGTDYIDFDSYGSDVWSIEDFTPDDLFNNYSQNGINYYGYDYTGKKLSGNPTLDDFFTKKENGNYTREAGAFKPIYMAGYIQDKFAFEDLIFNVGVRIDRYDANQPVLKDKYSLFPVKTVAEVGNISDLPSNIGEDFVVYVTDAGNPTTNDIVGYRDGDVWYNKEGKEITDPSVLSSTGTPAPWLVDPNDDLAFTDLDGESFVDYEPEINISPRIAFSFPISDEALFFAHYDVLTQRPSSNSSLQLIDYLLIQQTSNSINNPDLKAEKTVDFELGFQQKIDNYSAIKIAGFYRDLKDMVQITQVIGAYPKSYLSYGNKDFGTVKGMTFSYDLRRKGNISLRAAYTLQFADGTGSSTTSSLNLVSSGNGNLRTLLPLSFDQRHVIVLSADYRYGAGKNYNGPVVFGKDLFSNTGLNVVFRTNSGTPYTKTSRIVNSAVITGAVNSPIESSLNGNRLPWTQTVDIKLDKNIDLKWGKGEGEERTKAYLNVYLQILNVLNTKNILGVYSATGNADDDGYLAAAEWQQLIATNVDEEAFRDLYKVKVEDPSNFSLPRRFRLGLQLNF; encoded by the coding sequence ATGTTGAAAAGACTAGCTTTTTTAATGTTTACTGTTGTACTTAGCTTAGCTGCAAGTGCGCAATCAGGTGGGACAATTAAAGGTAAAATGATTGATAAGGTGACTAATGAGCCTCTTCCTTTTGCTAATGTTGTTGTTTTTAAAGGTGGAGCACAAGTTGCCGGAACCATGACTGATTTTGATGGGAATTATTCTATTTCTGCTCTTACGCCAGGTTCTTATACAATTCAAGCTTCTTACGTAGGTTACCAACCAATAAAACTAGCTGGTGTTATTGTTAATGATGGTAAAATAACATTTGCTGATGTTAAAGCTGGTCAGGGTATTGATATGGATGTATTTGAAGTTGTTGAATATGAAGTTCCTTTGATTTCCAAGGATCAAACTTCGAGTGGAGGAACTGTTACTCGTGAATCAATCGATAAAATGCCGGGTCGTTCTGCTTCTGATATAGCAGCTACTGTTGGTGGTGTACAAGTAAATGAAGATGGTTCTTATAATATTAGAGGTTCTAGAAGTAATAGTACAGATACATATATAGATGGTATTAGAGTTAGAGGTAATGCAAATTTACCTAAAGCAGCAATTGAGCAAGTTAATGTTATTGTTGGTGGTTTACCTGCAGAATATGGAGATGCAACTGGTGGTGTTGTAAGTATTACTACAAGAGGAGCTTCGAAAGATTGGTTTGGAGGATTAGAATATTTAACTTCTGGATTTAAAAATGGTGATGATGTCGTTGGATTAGATAAGTTTGGATTTAATCTTTTAGGATTTAATTTGGCTGGACCTATTTTAACTAGAAAAAATGATAAAGGTGAAAAGACTGATGCAATAGCAGGTTTCTTTATTTCGGGTGAGTTTAAACATCAAGTTGATCCAAATCCTTCTGCAATTGATAATTATAAAGTTAATAATGATGTTATGGATGAGTTAAATGCTAACCCATATACAAGATCATTTGATGATGGTGGAGGTATTATTAATAATGCATCGTATGTAAAAGCAAATGATTTAGAAGCTATTAAATTTCGTCAAAATGTTGCAGCTAGAGGAATGAATTTAGCTGGTAAGATAGATATTTCACCTACTAAAAATACAACCGTTACGTTTGGTGGTACTTTTGATTATAATGACAGAAATGCTTATATTAGAAGCTACGCTTTATTCAATTCTCAAAACAATCCTCAAGTTATTGATCGTAACTGGAGAGCTTATGCTAGAGTTACTCAACGTTTTGAAAATAATGATTCAGAAGAGAGTTCTTCTTTAATTAAAAATGCATTCATTTCTTTACAAGCCGATTATTCAAATGTTCATCAGGTAGTTCAAGATGAAGGGCATCAAGATCGTTTATCTGATTATGGTTATGTAGGTAGGTTTACTTCTACTAGACAAGATCAATACAATCAAGAAGCTTTTACTCCTCAAGATGCTAATGGTAATAATTTATTGGCTGGAGATGGTTCTGACTCTACAGCATTTGGTTCTCTTTCTACTGCTACAACTACATTGTATGAATTTCAAGCTGGTGATATTAACCCAATCTTAGCTAACTATACTCAAAGTTACTATGATGCTTATGCTAACGATCCTTTTGGAAACTGGGAAAGACCAATTCAAGTAGAAGGTGGTGGTGGATTACTTAATGGTAATACTGGTGCTGCTTCAGTTTATAATTTATGGTCATCAATGGGTGGACAGTACAATAATTATTCTGTTACATCATCGGATCAGTTGAGAATTACTACTGCTGGTAGTGCTGAAATAAAAGGTCATGCTATTAAATTAGGTTTTCAATATGAACAAAGAGTTGTTGGTCAATATTCTATTGCACCAGGTGCTTTATGGAATACTGGTAGAGGTTTAGTAAATACTCATATTGATAATAGAGATTTTAGAGAAGGTAATTATACAGTTGGAGAAACTTATGTTCCTAATGGCTTTGGTCTTGATACAATTGCTCAATATACTTTTGAATCTTATTATGGTGAAGGTCAAACACAATTTGATAAAAATATTAGAGAGAAATTAGGTTTGGCTCAAACTGGAACTGACTATATAGATTTTGATTCTTATGGAAGTGATGTATGGTCTATTGAAGATTTTACTCCAGATGATTTATTTAATAACTATAGCCAAAATGGTATTAACTATTACGGATATGATTATACAGGTAAAAAATTATCTGGCAATCCTACTTTAGATGATTTCTTTACTAAGAAAGAAAATGGAAATTATACAAGAGAGGCTGGAGCATTTAAACCTATTTATATGGCTGGTTATATTCAAGATAAGTTTGCTTTTGAAGACCTAATCTTTAATGTAGGTGTCCGTATTGATAGATATGATGCAAATCAACCAGTATTAAAGGATAAGTATTCATTATTCCCTGTAAAAACAGTTGCAGAGGTTGGTAATATTTCTGATTTACCTTCTAATATTGGAGAAGACTTTGTAGTTTATGTAACAGATGCGGGTAACCCTACAACTAATGATATTGTTGGATATAGAGATGGTGATGTTTGGTATAACAAAGAAGGTAAAGAAATTACAGATCCTTCTGTTTTAAGTTCAACTGGAACTCCTGCTCCTTGGTTGGTTGATCCAAATGATGATTTAGCGTTTACAGATTTAGATGGAGAGTCTTTTGTAGATTATGAGCCAGAAATAAACATTTCTCCTCGTATTGCATTTTCATTCCCTATCTCTGATGAAGCTTTGTTTTTCGCTCATTATGATGTGTTAACGCAAAGACCTTCATCTAATAGTAGTTTACAATTAATTGATTATTTATTAATTCAACAAACAAGTAATTCTATTAACAATCCTGATTTAAAAGCTGAAAAAACTGTTGATTTTGAACTTGGATTTCAACAAAAAATTGATAATTATTCAGCAATTAAAATTGCAGGTTTTTACCGTGATTTAAAAGACATGGTTCAAATAACTCAAGTTATTGGTGCTTATCCAAAAAGTTATTTATCATATGGTAATAAAGATTTTGGTACAGTTAAAGGGATGACTTTTAGTTATGACCTAAGAAGAAAAGGAAATATTTCGTTAAGAGCTGCTTATACATTACAGTTTGCTGATGGAACTGGTTCTAGTACAACATCATCATTAAACTTAGTATCATCAGGTAATGGTAACTTAAGAACGTTGTTGCCATTAAGCTTTGATCAAAGACATGTAATTGTTCTTTCTGCTGATTACAGATATGGAGCTGGTAAAAATTACAATGGACCAGTTGTATTTGGAAAAGACTTATTTTCAAATACAGGTTTAAATGTTGTGTTTAGAACTAATTCAGGTACACCTTATACTAAAACTTCAAGAATTGTAAATAGCGCAGTAATAACTGGAGCTGTTAATTCTCCAATAGAAAGTTCATTAAACGGTAATAGATTACCATGGACTCAAACAGTAGATATTAAATTGGATAAAAACATTGATTTAAAATGGGGTAAAGGAGAAGGCGAAGAAAGAACTAAAGCTTATTTAAATGTGTACCTACAAATCTTAAATGTTCTTAACACTAAAAATATTTTAGGAGTATATTCTGCTACTGGTAATGCTGATGATGATGGTTATTTAGCAGCGGCTGAATGGCAACAATTAATAGCAACAAATGTAGATGAAGAAGCTTTTAGAGATTTATATAAAGTAAAAGTTGAAGATCCTAGTAATTTCTCTCTTCCAAGAAGATTTAGATTAGGTTTACAATTAAATTTTTAA
- the lpxK gene encoding tetraacyldisaccharide 4'-kinase, with product MLYPISIIYGIITFLRNKFYDWSIFKSTEFDLPVIVVGNLNVGGVGKTPHIEYLIRLLNNYKLATLSRGYKRKTSGFILANNNSDASTIGDEPKQIQNKFPDITVTVDEKRVNGIEQIKSLVPETQIILLDDAYQHRAVKPGINILITDYSKLYINDTVLPSGRLREWSIGSNRADIIIVSKSPSVLSPIDIRRIKTDLNPKPYQEIFFSYTKYGKLSSFKDTCKNLTFPPADINSVLLITGIAKPDAFYYYIKDNYQNIEHLAFGDHYLFQKEDIETIKTSYKNLYGNNKVIITTEKDIMRLSLPEIYNELKELPIFYIPIEICFHGNDKEEFDNKILKYVTANSRN from the coding sequence TTGCTTTACCCCATATCTATTATATATGGTATAATTACTTTTCTTAGAAATAAATTTTATGATTGGAGTATATTTAAATCAACTGAATTTGATTTACCTGTAATTGTTGTAGGAAATTTAAATGTAGGAGGTGTAGGTAAAACACCACACATTGAATACTTAATAAGGTTACTTAACAATTATAAACTTGCTACTTTAAGTAGAGGCTACAAAAGAAAAACTTCTGGTTTTATTTTAGCCAACAATAATTCTGATGCATCAACAATTGGCGATGAACCAAAACAGATTCAAAATAAGTTTCCTGATATTACAGTAACAGTTGATGAAAAAAGAGTTAATGGAATTGAACAAATTAAAAGTTTAGTTCCTGAAACCCAAATTATATTACTAGATGATGCTTACCAGCATAGAGCAGTTAAACCAGGAATTAATATTTTAATTACAGATTATAGTAAACTATATATTAATGATACTGTTTTACCTTCTGGTAGATTAAGAGAATGGTCAATTGGAAGTAATAGAGCAGATATTATAATTGTTTCTAAATCTCCATCCGTTTTATCTCCTATTGATATTAGAAGAATAAAGACTGACTTAAACCCAAAACCTTATCAAGAAATATTTTTCTCTTACACAAAATATGGAAAACTATCTTCTTTTAAAGATACTTGTAAAAATTTAACCTTCCCTCCTGCTGATATTAATTCAGTCTTATTAATTACTGGGATAGCAAAACCAGACGCTTTTTATTATTATATAAAAGATAATTATCAAAATATAGAACATTTAGCTTTTGGAGACCATTATCTATTTCAAAAAGAAGATATTGAAACTATAAAGACTAGTTATAAAAATTTATATGGTAATAATAAAGTAATAATTACAACAGAAAAAGATATAATGCGATTATCTTTGCCCGAAATTTATAACGAATTAAAAGAACTTCCTATTTTTTATATTCCAATTGAAATTTGCTTTCACGGAAACGATAAAGAAGAGTTTGACAACAAAATATTAAAGTATGTTACAGCAAATTCAAGAAACTAA
- a CDS encoding purine-nucleoside phosphorylase yields MLQQIQETKLFLTEKITTIPKVGIVLGSGLGNLASEIEVEHQFGYNEIPNFPTSTVEGHSGKLIFGKINNIPVVAMQGRFHYYEGYSTKETTFPLRVMKALGITHLVLSNASGGVNENFEIGDIMLITDHINLFPDNPLRGKNIDELGPRFPDMSEPYSKELNNKIIDIAAENNIKLQQGVYVGLSGPTYETPAEYKYVKILGGDAVGMSTVPEVIVANHMSLPCVALSIITDLGVQGKIVEISHEEVQEIAGAAEPKMTLIIKELLSSIYSLSSTTN; encoded by the coding sequence ATGTTACAGCAAATTCAAGAAACTAAACTTTTTTTAACTGAAAAAATTACAACAATTCCAAAAGTAGGGATTGTTTTAGGTAGTGGGCTTGGCAACTTAGCCTCAGAGATTGAAGTTGAGCACCAATTTGGATACAATGAAATTCCAAACTTCCCTACTTCTACTGTTGAAGGTCATTCTGGAAAATTAATATTTGGTAAAATAAATAACATTCCAGTTGTAGCTATGCAAGGTCGTTTTCATTATTATGAAGGTTATTCGACCAAAGAAACAACCTTTCCCTTAAGAGTTATGAAAGCCTTAGGAATAACTCATTTAGTTTTAAGTAATGCTAGTGGTGGCGTAAACGAAAATTTTGAAATAGGTGATATCATGTTAATCACCGATCATATTAATTTATTTCCTGACAATCCTTTAAGAGGAAAAAATATTGATGAATTAGGTCCTCGTTTTCCTGACATGAGTGAACCATACTCGAAAGAATTAAACAATAAAATAATTGATATTGCAGCCGAAAACAACATTAAACTTCAACAAGGTGTTTACGTTGGTTTATCCGGCCCTACCTACGAAACTCCAGCAGAATATAAATATGTTAAAATTTTGGGGGGAGATGCTGTTGGAATGAGCACAGTTCCTGAAGTGATAGTTGCTAATCATATGTCACTTCCATGTGTTGCTTTATCAATAATTACAGATTTGGGCGTTCAAGGTAAAATTGTTGAAATAAGTCACGAAGAAGTTCAAGAAATTGCTGGAGCTGCAGAACCAAAAATGACGTTAATTATAAAAGAATTGTTAAGCTCAATATATTCGTTAAGTTCAACTACTAATTAA
- the udk gene encoding uridine kinase yields MIVIGIAGGTGSGKTTVVNKIAGFIPEENVAILMQDSYYNDNHNLSYEERTKINYDHPNSIDFELMLSHIKALKNKETINQPIYSYTTHSRTEDYAVIHPKDILIVEGILIYTNEELRKLCDIKIFVHTDSDLRLIRRIRRDITERGRDVEEVLNRYEKTLKPMHNQFIEPTMKYADLIIPVGGENKVAIDILASMIKEKISK; encoded by the coding sequence ATGATAGTAATAGGTATAGCTGGAGGTACAGGTTCCGGAAAAACAACAGTTGTAAATAAAATAGCTGGTTTTATTCCTGAAGAGAACGTAGCTATTTTAATGCAAGACTCTTATTATAATGATAATCACAATTTAAGTTATGAAGAGCGAACCAAAATAAACTACGACCATCCTAATTCAATTGATTTCGAATTAATGTTAAGTCATATTAAGGCTTTAAAAAATAAAGAAACTATTAACCAACCTATATATTCTTACACTACTCATTCAAGAACAGAAGATTACGCTGTTATTCATCCAAAAGACATTTTGATTGTTGAAGGTATTTTAATTTATACTAATGAAGAGCTTCGTAAATTATGTGATATTAAAATATTTGTTCATACCGATTCTGACTTAAGATTAATTAGAAGAATAAGAAGAGATATTACCGAAAGAGGAAGAGATGTTGAAGAAGTTTTAAATAGGTATGAAAAAACACTTAAACCAATGCATAATCAATTTATCGAACCTACAATGAAATATGCTGATTTAATTATTCCTGTTGGTGGTGAAAACAAAGTAGCTATTGATATTTTAGCATCTATGATTAAAGAAAAAATTAGTAAATAA